In the Thermoplasmata archaeon genome, TATCTGAGTTCCGTGTTTTGGAAATAGAATGCATCGTAGAATCCGTTATCAATTGTACTGCTACCCAGAGCCGATGAATCCGAGCAATCCGCGCCTAGGAACAATGAAGGCCCTCCAGATACCGATTCAAGGCTGTCCGTATGAGATATGTATTTGCCGATGACGTTGCCGCACCAGTACAATCTTCCTCCTGTTTCGATCCATTTTAGGATCAAGGAATCGGATGTCCCGTCATATACTGTGTCCGGAAGACTTCCTGAAAGGAAGATGACGGCTTTGCCGATGCCGTCCGAAGTCATCAAATCCTGAAGCTCTTCAGCATCCAAGATCTTGGTGTTGTCGATGCCACGTAGTTTCAAAGTGGGGGCCATCTGTTGAACGTAGTATTCCTGATCCAATGCCCTTGCACCTGGTGAGACGGCTACATTCTCGACAGCCGATTCGTATTTTTCATCATAGTACACGAAGACGCCTGTAGGGGTGGGAAGAGAATCATTCATCACTACAAAATCGTATGTATATGACCCCTTACCAGAGACATTGACTTCTATGGAATCGCCTTTGATGTCCGCTGATGATGAGAAATCTCCATGGGATGAGGTCAATGATACGACCTCTCCTGTCAGTATCACTGCCAATAATACGAAGGCGATGACATACAGCTGAATAGATTTCCTTTGTTTCATCCGCCAACACTTCCCGGTCTCATCGATCCTTTTGGGAGTTCAATAAGTTCCTTGTTACTGTTTATCTTCCATTTCCGTACCGAATCCCAATTTAGCGTTCCTAACGGTCTCTGAAAGGAACCAAACAAGTGCTCCGATGAAACATATTAGTTGAGCTTCGCCGTATTTGACGACCTCGCCGTTGAGATATAGTACCCATGTGACTGCGATCACAGCGCCTGCTACGACGGTGGGGAGCAGGTATTTCCATTCTCTGTCGATGACGTTCTGAATGCATATGATTGCAGCTGAGAAGAAGAAAACGAATGCAAATGTCATCGATATGTAAAGGTGACCATCATAACTAGCCTCTTTGGATACGGCTCCCACCAGGAACATGAGTATTCCTGTCAAGATGAATGCATATCCACCAATCTTTGAGATTTTCTTTCCGTACTTGACGTATCCCATAGCGAATATCGCCAGAAGGATACCTGCAAGCATACATGCGCCGTTGAATATCCATTTGGAAGGCGACATGTAGTCCCCTAAGTCTGAGAATGAATTCAGTTTGATATCCCACTCCGGATACAGAATGATTGAAAGGATGGATCCTGCTCCCAAAACAATAGCGACGAGGAAACCAGCAATTGTGTAGAGTCTCGAAGGACCCATCTCATCGAACATGTTCTGACATGCGAGTTGGCATTAAAGTATTAACGCATGCACCTCTGCAGTGTAGACATCACCGTTGTTCGATATCCATCCTGTTGATGCATTTTTAGCAGAATAGTTCAAATACTATCGCATTATCTCGGCAAATACGGATATCAGAATCTCGTTTGTGGATTCTGCCGTGGAGGATGTTTCATCCTCAGGCCGTACGGGGGCAAGGTGCCGAACGTACGGAGTACGAGTAACTCTTGTTATACATAATTATTTTAGCAACGCTTATATACAATACCTCTATACCAAAGTCTCAGTTAGGTCCACGCTATGTGGACATTAGCGAGGTAATGAAATGGTAACTGTCTACGATGTTCCTGCCGAGCAGCTCATACTCAAGACGGCCCAGAAGCTGAAGGAGAACGACAAGATCGTTCCTCCCGAGTGGGCCGAGTATGTGAAGACCGGAAGGCACACAGAGAGAGCGCCTTCCCAGGATGACTGGTGGTACACTCGTGCCGCCTCCATCATGAGGAAGTTGTACGTCAAAGGACCGATGGGATCCTCCAAGCTCGCCGCCGAGTACGGTGGTTACGCTGACAGGGGATCAATGCCTAACCAGGCAGTCAAGGGAAGCCGCAACATCGCAAGGAAATGCCTGATGCAGCTCGAGGCCGCCGGTTATCTGGTATCCAAGGACAAAGAGGGCCGCGCAATCAGCCCTGCAGGTCAGTCCCTTCTGGACAACACTGCGAAAGAGGTCTACGACGAGATGAAGGCCTGAAAGGAGGTATCAGCAATGGACGATCCGGAATTAGAGGCATTGAGGCAGAGGCGCATGCAGGAGCTCCAGCAGCAGGCTATGCAGCAGCAACAGCAGGAGCAGCAGAGGCAGCAGGCCGAGATGCAGTTGCAGAACGCTATGAGGCAGATCCTGACCCCCGAGGCCAGGGACAGGCTCAACAACATAAAGCTCGCTAACCCACAGATGGGTCAGCAGATAGAAATGCAGTTGGTCCAGTTAGCCCAGAGCGGAAGGATTCCCGTCCCCGTCGATGACGAGATGCTGAGAAACATCCTAGGGCAGATCACCCCCAAGAAGAGGGAGATCACCATAGAGAGGAGATAATCATGTCAAGTACAAAGGCCCCCGCAATGAAGGCAAGACTGAACAAGAAGGTCAAGCAGAACCGCCGTGTCCCCGCATGGGTCATGATGAGGACAAGCAGGCAGTTCCTCCGCCACCCTAAGAGAAGGTCATGGCGCATGAGCAAGATTAAGGAGTGATTCGCATGGCAGATGAAATCGAGAGAACAATCGTTGTCCCCCTGAGGAAGACAAAGCAGGCACCCCGCACACGCAGGACCAACCGTGCTGTCAAGGAGCTTAGGGAGAACATCGCCAGGCACATGAAGGCCGAGCAGGACCAGATCTGGATTGACGCCAGCGTCAACGAGAAGCTCTGGGCCAACGGTATCCGTAACCCTCCAAACAAGATCACCGTCAAAGCTGTCAAGTTCGACGACGGTCTTGTCGAAGTCTCACTCGCAGAGTGAGGTGAATAAGATGATGAGATACTCTCGTTATGCAGGAACGCCCAACATAGGGGTATACACGGCTGTAAACGAGAGTTTCGCATTCATCGCAGGAGATGCCGCCCCCGAGTTCGTTAAGGATGTGGAGGAGGCATTGCAAGTAGAAACCACATTGATGACGGTGGCCGGATCATTCGTGATCGGGTCACTCGTCGTCATGAATTCCAACGGCGCTGTCGTTTCTGGCCTTGCCGATCCGAGGGAGGTCGAGACCATCGGGAAGTGCATCAAATGCACGCCTATTGAAGACCCCTTAAACGCGGCTGGGAACAACATTCTTGCCAACGACAAAGGTGCCATCGTCAACCCCCAGTATTCAAAATCGCTTGTCAAGGTGATCTCTGACGCTCTCGGAGTAGAGTGCGTTCAGTCATCCATAGCAGGCGTGAATACAGTAGGGTCAGTTTGCAGAGCAACCAACATAGGATGCGTCTGCCACGCAGATGCCACTGATGAAGATGTGAAACTGATTCAGGACGTTCTCAAAGTCGAATGCATTAGGACGACCGTCAACCACGGATCGCGCATGCTGGGCGCAGGCATTCTGGCCAATTCTAAAGGTGCTCTCATAGGAGATGACACCACCCCCATCGAGATGGGAAAGATCGAAGAGGGTCTCGCTCTCTACTGATTCAGCAGTCGAAGACCCAACATTCCTTATCGTCAGGAAGGTCCGATTTGGAGATATCGAGCTCGTTCCCGATGAAATCCGTAGCATTGACGGGGATAATATCTAGGAACTTATCGAGCGGCGAGAGCCTGAATGAGAGACCTCCGACCATGTAGTGCATGGGAACTATTATCCTCGGATTTACGAGTTCAATAAGGGTCTTGATCTCAGGCACCTCCATTGTATATACCTCGCCGACGGGCACGAAAAGGAAGTCAACTCCCTTGATCTCATCCAATACATCCTTTGGCGGAATACATCCAAGGTCGCCGCAGTGGCAGATCGATATGCCTTCCATTTCGAATTTGTAGATGGTGTTGGCCCCTCTTTCAGATCCTTCGGTGTTGTCATGCCAGCTCTGAAAGCCGGTGACCTTGATGTTGCCGTGAACAACATTGTCGCCGTAGGCGAACTTTAGGTCCTTGTGGTTGCCTTTGATTACACGGGATGCGTTGTGATCGTAATGGTCATGAGTCATCAGGACTGTATTTGCTGAAGCGACCGGCGGTCTGATCCCTAACGATCTTCCGTCGTGAGGGTCTACGACGATTGTGGTCTCGCCGTTGGAGAATTCGAAGCATGCATGTCCGTGCCATCTGATCCGCATGCAACCCTCATTGCATACTACCGATAAAAAATCGAACTATGGCCAAGGACAATTTATAGGCGTGAGTTGATTACGACTCTATGAAGCGGACTCTGGTCTTAGCCGTTGACAGGGATGACGATTTCGGCGTCAAGGGAAAGGTATCCACCCCCGTCATAGGTATACAGGACTGTATAACCGCTGCTAATTCACTGGGAATTGCTGACCCGGAAGATTCTGACCTGAACGCTCTGTATGCAGCAATCAGCACCTGCATGGATCTGCAGGAACAGGGATCCGATGCCACTATCGCGCTCATCTGCGGAGATGAGAAGGTTGGTCACAAATCGGATCTGGCTTTGGTTTCGGAACTCGAAGCTGTTTTGAATGAGGTGAAGCCGGACAACGTCGTTCTCATCGGAGACGGTGCTGAGGATGAATACATCTACCCCATCATCTCCTCCAGGGCCCATGTGGATTCTGTGAAGAAGGTGTTCGTGAAACAGGCTCCGAACATCGAAGGTTCTTTGTACGTTCTGACCAAGATGCTCTCTGAGCGCAACAAGAGGAAGAGGTTCATCGCACCCATAGGAGCGATCATCTTCATAGCTTCCTTGTTCTTCCTCATTCCGGACTTGGTCATATTCTTCACCACCCAGGATGTTTCTGAGCTGACCGCAATCTCTAGGGATCTCATCCCAATGATTGTAGGTCTCATGTTGTTGCTCTATGCATACGATTTCTCGGAAAAGTGGGACAAATACTCTCATTACTTCAAGGACAACGTCCTGGCCAGAAGCACGATGATGCTTATGACCACTCTCGCTGTCGGTGTTTTCATCATCAGCTGCATCGTATGCTATTACGAGATGAAGGACACATACTACGATTCTTGGTTCATAGCATTGCTTTCCTACATCAACATGATCGTCTGGCCCAGCATGATGGCCATCACCATTTACATCTTCGGGGTGATCATCTATGAGTATCAGGAGGCCATGGCGATACGTCTGAGCAACATTTTCGACTGCTTTAGTGTCGCCAGCTTCGGAGTGATGATCACCGGACTAATAGATCTCGCTCTGTTTTATGTGGGTCCGGTAGACGACCCCATGCTGGGCGTTCTCGAGATCATTCTTGGAATAATCATCTCCATGGTGTCCAGCTACTTCAAGAGCCAATATAGGAAGAATGCCATCGCAGGATGATACGATGGATTTCCAAGAGTGGGAACCTATTTATGAGCAGATCCTCGCAGACATGGGATACGATCGTACAGAAGACGAGAGTTCAGTCCGTATACTGAAGGCAGTCACTCTCAATTCAGATCTCCATTCCGGGGATGATTTCTCCCATCTGGTCGAAGGGGCAGTCACCGTCGTTGGAAATGCTCCCTGCTTGGAGGATGATTTGGATTCCGTAGGCATCAATGGGACGATCCTCTGTTCCGGATCCGCTGTCGGCAGGATGCTGGCCAGGAGGATACTGCCCGATATGATATTCACGGATCTCGACGGGGAGATAGAACCGCAGCTGGAGGCGAGTTCACGCGGTGCAGTATCTTTTCTACATGCCCATGGGGACAACCCTGAACTCATAATGAGATATGCCGGCCTTTTTACTGGTCCAGTGGTCCTCACCACGCAATCCGCCCCAGAGTATACGGTGTTCAATTACGGCGGGTTCACAGACGGTGACCGTGCATATTGCTATGCTAAACATTTCAACGCCAGGGAGATAAGGCTGATAGGGTTCGATTACGATCATCCCATGGCAAAGGATGGATCAGATCCGTCCATCAAGTTACGCAAGCTCCAATGGGCTAAAAGAATCATCGAATCTTTTGACATCTGATTTGATTCTCTTATTATAGGAGGAAAGCCTACTCGCCCAAGAGGAATAGCATGGATGCCGGAATATTGGCCCTCATAATTTTGACCATCATTTACGTACCGATATGGTTCTGGGTTTGGAGGAATCCCGAGAAGGCCCTGAAGTATCATCTGGTGAAATACGGGCCTACGATAATGATCAAGACCAGGCTCGGTATCAAAACGATGGACAAGATTGCCAAATACCGCAGGTTCTGGTATGCCTTCGGTTTCATGTCTAGGCTGACTTCCGCTGTATTGTTCTTCCTTATGATGTATATGCTGATCCTTTCCGTGATTGCCTTGCCTTCAAGGTTAGGTTCCGGAGGAATCGGTATCCAATACGCCCTTGCCATTCCCGGATTCAACCCTATGCTTCCACTGACATACGGAATCCTTGCGCTTTTCGTCGCCATGGTGGTCCATGAGATGGGTCACGGGATCCAGTCGCGTGTCAACGATTGCGATGTGGATTCCACAGGACTATTGTACGGAGTGGTCCCCCTGGGGGCTTTCTGTGAGCCGAACGAGGAACAGCTTCCTAAGCTCTCCCGCAGGGCACAGCTAGATGTTTATGCGGCAGGAATTACCGTCAACACCGTCGTGGCAACAATTTCTATCGTCCTGATGCTTTTGATCTGTTCCACCATAACAGTCGCTGATTTTGGACAGAATATGGATGAGGATGACCTGCCTGGTGTTTATTCGATAGACAAGGATTCTCCTGCATTCTATTCGGATGTACCGACATCCGCCCTCATAACAGGCATTCAGCTCTATGGGGAGGAACAATGGCATACTGTGACTGCTGACACCTCTGGCAGAAGTGTCTGTCTGGATTGTAAGGATCTTGAATTATTGCCAACGAGTTTGTATAGACTTCAATATGTACTGGAAGATGGGGAATCCAGAGCCTCAAGTGCTCTGCAGATGGGCGCACTCATAAAGTCTGTATCCAACAACAGTCCAGCAAAGAGCGCTGGTCTCGAGGTTCTCACATATCTTTATTCAATCACAATCACCGATTCGTCCGGATCAACTAGAGAGGCCATAATCCACAACACCAATGATTTCCTCGACACCATGAAGGGGACTTCAGGCGGGGACAAGGCAGTTGTAACCACCGTTACGGTATCTTCCGACGGAAGCGACATAGAAACAGTCGTGCATGAGGAAGTCACTCTTACATCATCCGGTTCCCAGGGATACCTCGGAATCTCGGTTTCCAATTCAGGATTCACGATGATGACGCCTGAACTCATGATGACCACCGCCACCGATCCGTTCTACAACTGTACGGATGCGTTCAGTTATGTGGAGGGTTTCCTTAGGTACCTCTCAGGGCCGATCAACGGACTCGACCCCATACCGAACGCGATCACCTGGTGGTACGATGCGCCCGCTGGCGATATTACTTGGGTTGTAGTGAAGATCCTTTACTGGTTGTTCTGGTTGGATATCCTGCTGGCGATTTCTAACGCTCTCCCCGCCTATCCCTTCGATGGAGGATTTTTATTTGAGGGAGGCATCAATTGGTTGTTGGAAAAACTGGGAATCAAGGATGCTGAGAGGCGCAAGAAGCTGACTGGCAGTGTCGCCAGCAGTGTCACTGCCGTAACTCTCATGATGTTCTTCCTGGTCATTCTGGCGTTCGTAATATGAGAAGAAGGGGTGAAGAAGACGATCGATATCTACGAGATGCTTAACGGCAAGGTCGCAAAGACGGACCAGATCAAGAACGATGTATGGATCAACATGATTGATCCTACGGTCGAGGAGATAGACTTGGTGCAAAAGGCTCTCGGTATCGACAGAGAGGCCCTCACCGCTGCACTGGATGACGAGGAAGGCTCCAGGACCGAAGTCTCCGACAAGTACACAATAGTTCTAGTCGATGCCCCTACAAGGGAGTGGAGGAACGGGCATGAGGAGTTCACGACCTTCCCTATCTCAATCACATTGACGGACAAGGCAATAGTTACCGTCTGTCTGCAGCCTCTTTTCGCAATCAATAACATCCTGTCGTCGATGAACAAGAATATCAACACAGTAAATGTGTCCAATAGGACGCGTTTCCTGCTCCAGATTCTCTTCAGGATCGCTATCAACTATCAGTCCGATCTGAAGTACATCGAGGTCAAGCGTAATGCGATCGAGGAATCCATCCGCAAAGCCACAAAGAGGGAGGATCTCTTTGAACTCCACGAATTGGAATCCAACTTGGTTTACTTCAAGACCAGTCTTGCTGTCAACGCTTCCATCATCGAGAGGATCAGAAGGTCCAGATTGATCTCTACTCCGGAAGACAAGGAGCTAATCGATGACGTTATAGTCGAGACCAATCAGGCTCTAGAGATGACGACCACTTACGCGCAGATCATCAAGGGTACAAGGCAGCTGGTCGAATCAGATCTCAACAATTCCCTTGCAAACGTTATGAAATTCCTGACATCCATAACTCTTATCATCGCCATTCCTACGATGATCGCCAGTTTCTACGGTATGAACGTACCTCTCCCCGGAAGCGGGTACGAGTATACGTACATCATATTGTTCGTTCTGATGGTTGTTCTCTGTATCGTATCCATCTTTATCCTCCGTAAGAGAGGCTTGTGGCGCTGATTCAAATGACCGATCTCCAAAGAATGGCAGATACCATAAGGAATTTCCCTGGAGTCACCAGGAAGAATGCCATCCACGATATCGTGGATCTTTTCCCCACAACGGGATTCCCTCAGGTCGTTGCGGCCGAAGGAGAAGATGCGGCAGTCATCGAGAACGGGAATATGTGCGTTCTTTTCGCTGCTGACGGCATAATGGAGAAGCTGATGGCAGCGGATCCGTTCCTGGCAGGCTATTATGCTGTACTGGTGAATGTCAATGATATCGCTGCTATGGGCGGACGTCCGCTGGGCATGGTGGATGTCATCTCAGTGAAGGACGGCAACATGAACGGGGACCTGCTGAAAGGGATACAATACGGGGTGGAGAAGTTCAACGTTCCTCTGGTCGGTGGCCATACCCATCCCGACTGCAACTTCAATTCCATTGAGATTTCCATAATCGGCTCAGTCAAGAAGGATGACGTCCTCCTTAGCAGCACTGCCAAGTGTGGCGACGATGTCGTTTTCGTCATCGATCTCGACGGAGTTTTCCCAGAATCTGTTCCTTATACATATGACAGTACTTCCAGTAAGCCGAAGGATCTTGTACAGGCTCAGATGGAGGCCGCGGCAATGGTGGCTGAGAAACATCTGGCCCATGCATGCAAGGACATGAGTAATCCAGGTCACATCGGTACTCTCGGAATGATGCTCGAGTCCTCTGAAAAGGGCGCCACAGTCGATATTCGTAAGATCCCTATTCCAGACGATGTCGATCCATATCACTGGGCAACCACCTATTTCGGCTGTGCTTTCGTTTTCTCGTGTGATGCCGCACATTCTCAGGAGATCATCGACATATTCGCCGACGTCGGTTGTGCCGGGTCAGTAGTTGGTAAAGTCGACGATTCCAAGAAACTGAGGATCACAGATGGCGAGCAAGAGATTGTCCTCTTTGATTTCGATAAAGACATCATCACCGGCGTAAAGGTCAAGAAATAAGTGTCTGGCCACAACGGTTGTTCCCTCATCAGAACATAAGTAGACCACTTTGCTTCTCCACCCTGCGACCCCGTAAACGTCAGTGGTTCGAAGTGAGGCTGCTCCCGTCAGGACCTGACCCGGTTTCCCCGATTAATGCATGGAGAACGACCCTCCGGCCGTTTCCTGTGCAAACTCCGACTCTACAGGACAAGATTTCATAGTTGCTCTATGGGCTTATGAACCTCAGCGGGACCGCCCGCTGCTGTCACCCCCGCTATGACGATTTCGGGTATAGGGCACGCCAAACGCCCCGGTCAAGCCAAACAAAGGGTTATTCTAAGTTGTCATAAAAATACCTTCGTACAATGATGTCGAGTCACCTGCGATAATATCATAGGATCATCCCTTATTCCAGCTAATACTCTGACCACATCATTATATACCATCTTTCCATAACACTGGATGCCGTGCTATGTGTTAGCACGCAACATTGGTGATTCGAATGGATATCTTAGGTTTGACCGACCCATGGGTGATTGGTGCTTATGTGGGATGCATCCTTACTGTCGTATACTGCATTTACATCAGTCTGAAGAAGGGAAAAGAATCCGATGAGGGAGATGATTCCGATGAGTGATGGAATCGATCTTACCTTGTTCGGTGTGATGACTGTTATCTTCGTTATTATAACGCTTCTTCTGGGTTGGTATGGTTATAAGAACACCTCCAATAACCAAGATTTTCTGTTAGGACGTAACAAGACAAGCCCCTTGATTATCGCTTTGTCCTACGGTGCAACATTCCTAAGCGCTTCCGCCGTCATCGGTTTCGGCGGACAGACCGCCGTCCATGGTATGTCACTGATGTGGTTATGTTTCCTAAACCTCTTCGTTGGACTCGTCGTCGCTTTTTTGATTTTTGGTAAAAAGACCAGAAAACTAGGCAGAAAACTCGGTGCGGCAACCTTTGCCGACCTTCTTGGAAAGATTTACGGTTCCAGAGGGATCAGGCTGTTCACAGCTATTCTGATCCTTGTCATGATGCCTATCTACACAGCGGCAGTGCTGAAAGGAGGAGTCAACTCTCTGGCAGTCATCACCGGTCTTACAGAGTATTACAATTACATCCTGATCGGATTATCCCTAGTCGTCGCGGTATATGTCGTGTACGGTGGAATCATCGCCGTCATGTACAACGATGCTCTTCAGGCTTCGATCATGTTCATAGGAATGCTGGTCATCCTTATTGTTACCTGGGCTTACACTGGTGGAATCACAGAGGGAAATGAGGCCCTGGTAGGTCTTTGGGAACAGCGTATGGGGGATATCACTGGATTGGGTGTCGCTCCTGGATTCGAAGGTTGGACCAGTGTCGCTGATTTTGGTTCACGTGAATGGATGACCGTAGTCACTACGTTCATCATGGGTGTGGGAATCGGCGCCTTGACTCAGCCCCAGCTTATTGTCAGATATATGTCGGCCAAGTCTGACAGGGATCTTGATAAATCATTGCTTATCGGTTCCATATTCATCATGGTTGTCGTCGGTACTGCATACACCGTAGGTCCTTTGACCAACATTTTCTTCAGCAATGAACACGGCGGTTTGATGTCCTTCGAATACCTCAACTCCATAGGATTGGGTACAGATTTCATCATACCTCAGTTCATTTTAGAGATCTTCAGCGACATAACCTTCGGAGACATATTCATCTCATTGTTCCTACTGTCGCTGATCTGTGCATCGATATCTACAATCAGTGCTCTTATGCACACCATCGGTGTTGCCGGAGGATATGACATCTATTCTGTGTTCAAGAGCAGGAAGCTGAACAAGGACACCGACTCTCAGTCAATCAACCTTAACAGGGCGACGATCGTCATATTCATGGTGCTCGTGGTCGTCTATTGCTATCTCATGCCCAACGATATCATTGCAAAGG is a window encoding:
- a CDS encoding DUF998 domain-containing protein, with the protein product MFDEMGPSRLYTIAGFLVAIVLGAGSILSIILYPEWDIKLNSFSDLGDYMSPSKWIFNGACMLAGILLAIFAMGYVKYGKKISKIGGYAFILTGILMFLVGAVSKEASYDGHLYISMTFAFVFFFSAAIICIQNVIDREWKYLLPTVVAGAVIAVTWVLYLNGEVVKYGEAQLICFIGALVWFLSETVRNAKLGFGTEMEDKQ
- a CDS encoding 30S ribosomal protein S19e produces the protein MVTVYDVPAEQLILKTAQKLKENDKIVPPEWAEYVKTGRHTERAPSQDDWWYTRAASIMRKLYVKGPMGSSKLAAEYGGYADRGSMPNQAVKGSRNIARKCLMQLEAAGYLVSKDKEGRAISPAGQSLLDNTAKEVYDEMKA
- a CDS encoding DNA-binding protein, with amino-acid sequence MDDPELEALRQRRMQELQQQAMQQQQQEQQRQQAEMQLQNAMRQILTPEARDRLNNIKLANPQMGQQIEMQLVQLAQSGRIPVPVDDEMLRNILGQITPKKREITIERR
- a CDS encoding 50S ribosomal protein L39e, with product MSSTKAPAMKARLNKKVKQNRRVPAWVMMRTSRQFLRHPKRRSWRMSKIKE
- a CDS encoding 50S ribosomal protein L31e encodes the protein MADEIERTIVVPLRKTKQAPRTRRTNRAVKELRENIARHMKAEQDQIWIDASVNEKLWANGIRNPPNKITVKAVKFDDGLVEVSLAE
- a CDS encoding translation initiation factor IF-6 → MRYSRYAGTPNIGVYTAVNESFAFIAGDAAPEFVKDVEEALQVETTLMTVAGSFVIGSLVVMNSNGAVVSGLADPREVETIGKCIKCTPIEDPLNAAGNNILANDKGAIVNPQYSKSLVKVISDALGVECVQSSIAGVNTVGSVCRATNIGCVCHADATDEDVKLIQDVLKVECIRTTVNHGSRMLGAGILANSKGALIGDDTTPIEMGKIEEGLALY
- a CDS encoding Zn-dependent hydrolase; this encodes MRIRWHGHACFEFSNGETTIVVDPHDGRSLGIRPPVASANTVLMTHDHYDHNASRVIKGNHKDLKFAYGDNVVHGNIKVTGFQSWHDNTEGSERGANTIYKFEMEGISICHCGDLGCIPPKDVLDEIKGVDFLFVPVGEVYTMEVPEIKTLIELVNPRIIVPMHYMVGGLSFRLSPLDKFLDIIPVNATDFIGNELDISKSDLPDDKECWVFDC
- a CDS encoding DUF373 family protein, with amino-acid sequence MKRTLVLAVDRDDDFGVKGKVSTPVIGIQDCITAANSLGIADPEDSDLNALYAAISTCMDLQEQGSDATIALICGDEKVGHKSDLALVSELEAVLNEVKPDNVVLIGDGAEDEYIYPIISSRAHVDSVKKVFVKQAPNIEGSLYVLTKMLSERNKRKRFIAPIGAIIFIASLFFLIPDLVIFFTTQDVSELTAISRDLIPMIVGLMLLLYAYDFSEKWDKYSHYFKDNVLARSTMMLMTTLAVGVFIISCIVCYYEMKDTYYDSWFIALLSYINMIVWPSMMAITIYIFGVIIYEYQEAMAIRLSNIFDCFSVASFGVMITGLIDLALFYVGPVDDPMLGVLEIILGIIISMVSSYFKSQYRKNAIAG
- a CDS encoding DUF115 domain-containing protein, giving the protein MDFQEWEPIYEQILADMGYDRTEDESSVRILKAVTLNSDLHSGDDFSHLVEGAVTVVGNAPCLEDDLDSVGINGTILCSGSAVGRMLARRILPDMIFTDLDGEIEPQLEASSRGAVSFLHAHGDNPELIMRYAGLFTGPVVLTTQSAPEYTVFNYGGFTDGDRAYCYAKHFNAREIRLIGFDYDHPMAKDGSDPSIKLRKLQWAKRIIESFDI
- a CDS encoding metalloprotease: MDAGILALIILTIIYVPIWFWVWRNPEKALKYHLVKYGPTIMIKTRLGIKTMDKIAKYRRFWYAFGFMSRLTSAVLFFLMMYMLILSVIALPSRLGSGGIGIQYALAIPGFNPMLPLTYGILALFVAMVVHEMGHGIQSRVNDCDVDSTGLLYGVVPLGAFCEPNEEQLPKLSRRAQLDVYAAGITVNTVVATISIVLMLLICSTITVADFGQNMDEDDLPGVYSIDKDSPAFYSDVPTSALITGIQLYGEEQWHTVTADTSGRSVCLDCKDLELLPTSLYRLQYVLEDGESRASSALQMGALIKSVSNNSPAKSAGLEVLTYLYSITITDSSGSTREAIIHNTNDFLDTMKGTSGGDKAVVTTVTVSSDGSDIETVVHEEVTLTSSGSQGYLGISVSNSGFTMMTPELMMTTATDPFYNCTDAFSYVEGFLRYLSGPINGLDPIPNAITWWYDAPAGDITWVVVKILYWLFWLDILLAISNALPAYPFDGGFLFEGGINWLLEKLGIKDAERRKKLTGSVASSVTAVTLMMFFLVILAFVI
- a CDS encoding magnesium transporter CorA family protein encodes the protein MKKTIDIYEMLNGKVAKTDQIKNDVWINMIDPTVEEIDLVQKALGIDREALTAALDDEEGSRTEVSDKYTIVLVDAPTREWRNGHEEFTTFPISITLTDKAIVTVCLQPLFAINNILSSMNKNINTVNVSNRTRFLLQILFRIAINYQSDLKYIEVKRNAIEESIRKATKREDLFELHELESNLVYFKTSLAVNASIIERIRRSRLISTPEDKELIDDVIVETNQALEMTTTYAQIIKGTRQLVESDLNNSLANVMKFLTSITLIIAIPTMIASFYGMNVPLPGSGYEYTYIILFVLMVVLCIVSIFILRKRGLWR
- a CDS encoding methanogenesis marker 2 protein, which codes for MTDLQRMADTIRNFPGVTRKNAIHDIVDLFPTTGFPQVVAAEGEDAAVIENGNMCVLFAADGIMEKLMAADPFLAGYYAVLVNVNDIAAMGGRPLGMVDVISVKDGNMNGDLLKGIQYGVEKFNVPLVGGHTHPDCNFNSIEISIIGSVKKDDVLLSSTAKCGDDVVFVIDLDGVFPESVPYTYDSTSSKPKDLVQAQMEAAAMVAEKHLAHACKDMSNPGHIGTLGMMLESSEKGATVDIRKIPIPDDVDPYHWATTYFGCAFVFSCDAAHSQEIIDIFADVGCAGSVVGKVDDSKKLRITDGEQEIVLFDFDKDIITGVKVKK
- a CDS encoding sodium:solute symporter family protein, which encodes MSDGIDLTLFGVMTVIFVIITLLLGWYGYKNTSNNQDFLLGRNKTSPLIIALSYGATFLSASAVIGFGGQTAVHGMSLMWLCFLNLFVGLVVAFLIFGKKTRKLGRKLGAATFADLLGKIYGSRGIRLFTAILILVMMPIYTAAVLKGGVNSLAVITGLTEYYNYILIGLSLVVAVYVVYGGIIAVMYNDALQASIMFIGMLVILIVTWAYTGGITEGNEALVGLWEQRMGDITGLGVAPGFEGWTSVADFGSREWMTVVTTFIMGVGIGALTQPQLIVRYMSAKSDRDLDKSLLIGSIFIMVVVGTAYTVGPLTNIFFSNEHGGLMSFEYLNSIGLGTDFIIPQFILEIFSDITFGDIFISLFLLSLICASISTISALMHTIGVAGGYDIYSVFKSRKLNKDTDSQSINLNRATIVIFMVLVVVYCYLMPNDIIAKATSVFMGVTAAALLPAYFYSLYCEKPIKFVAVSSIVVGTVSYLFSALFLNAGTCIFLPICKLITGTNVLFPDTTLAYLDPLMIALPLSTITLVLAILVKKKEPNTMTCNNV